A single window of Caldicellulosiruptor bescii DSM 6725 DNA harbors:
- a CDS encoding ABC transporter ATP-binding protein yields MLRIKNVTVNFGGIVALNNVNIDIEKGAIIGLIGPNGAGKTTVFNVISGIYNPNTGRIEFSNYDITYKKTYQVSALGISRTFQNIRLFKELSVIDNVKISFHKNISYNLFDAIFRTSKFLKEEEQNHKKAEELLKIFGLYEKRFELAKNLPYGEQRKLEIVRALATSPKLLLLDEPAAGMNPQETQELKNLIKFIKEKFDLTILLIEHDMSVVMDICEKIYVLDYGEVIAVGAPEEVKNNPRVIEAYLGEGDFEFA; encoded by the coding sequence ATGCTTAGGATAAAAAATGTGACAGTCAATTTTGGAGGAATTGTAGCTCTGAACAATGTCAATATTGATATTGAAAAAGGTGCAATAATCGGGCTAATCGGCCCCAATGGTGCTGGGAAAACCACAGTGTTCAATGTAATTTCAGGTATATATAATCCTAATACTGGCAGGATAGAATTTTCAAACTACGATATTACTTATAAAAAGACATACCAAGTTTCAGCACTGGGGATTTCAAGGACTTTTCAGAACATAAGATTGTTCAAGGAACTCAGTGTAATTGACAATGTGAAAATTTCTTTTCATAAGAACATTAGTTATAACCTTTTTGATGCGATTTTCAGAACATCGAAGTTTTTGAAAGAAGAGGAACAAAATCATAAAAAAGCTGAAGAACTTTTAAAAATTTTTGGTCTTTATGAAAAAAGATTTGAACTTGCTAAAAATCTACCCTATGGTGAACAAAGGAAGCTTGAAATTGTTCGTGCACTTGCAACATCACCAAAACTGCTTTTATTAGACGAACCAGCAGCGGGAATGAATCCTCAAGAAACACAGGAACTAAAGAACCTTATTAAATTTATAAAAGAGAAGTTTGATTTGACTATACTTTTAATTGAACATGACATGTCAGTTGTAATGGACATATGCGAAAAAATTTATGTTCTTGACTATGGTGAAGTAATTGCTGTGGGTGCCCCTGAAGAAGTTAAAAACAACCCTCGCGTAATTGAAGCTTATCTTGGAGAGGGGGATTTTGAGTTTGCTTAA
- a CDS encoding ABC transporter ATP-binding protein — MLKVNGIDVFYGAIQALFSVSLEVQKGEIVTLIGANGAGKSTLLKTISGLIRPHTGSIYFEDIDITKKSSMEIVKLGISHVPEGRRVFPEMTVLENLELGAYLRKDKQGIKEDLKKVFERFPRLYERRDQLAGTLSGGEQQMLAIGRALMSKPKLLLLDEPSMGLAPILVTEIFKIIKEINSQGTTILLIEQNAHMALSIADRAYVIETGKIVLSGDAKEIAANPEVKKAYLGG; from the coding sequence TTGCTTAAAGTAAATGGAATTGACGTATTTTACGGTGCTATTCAAGCATTGTTTTCTGTTTCACTTGAAGTTCAAAAAGGTGAGATTGTTACGTTAATTGGTGCAAACGGTGCAGGAAAATCTACCCTGCTCAAAACAATCTCTGGTCTTATTAGGCCTCATACAGGTTCAATCTATTTTGAAGATATTGATATAACAAAAAAGTCATCTATGGAAATTGTCAAGCTTGGTATTTCACACGTACCAGAAGGCAGACGTGTATTCCCAGAAATGACTGTTCTTGAAAACTTAGAGCTTGGCGCGTACTTGAGAAAGGACAAGCAAGGAATAAAAGAAGATTTGAAAAAGGTGTTTGAGAGATTTCCAAGGTTATATGAAAGAAGGGATCAGCTTGCTGGTACCCTCTCTGGTGGAGAGCAGCAGATGCTTGCAATTGGAAGAGCACTAATGTCAAAGCCAAAGCTTCTGCTTCTTGACGAGCCTTCAATGGGCTTAGCGCCTATACTTGTAACTGAGATTTTTAAGATAATAAAAGAAATAAACTCACAAGGTACAACTATACTTTTGATTGAACAAAATGCCCACATGGCACTTTCAATCGCAGACAGGGCGTATGTAATAGAGACAGGTAAAATTGTTTTATCCGGAGATGCAAAAGAGATTGCAGCAAATCCTGAGGTTAAAAAAGCTTATTTAGGTGGTTGA
- a CDS encoding dihydroorotate dehydrogenase electron transfer subunit encodes MKLLDVEIEENVKIANDIFLLSFESEYLAENFKPGNFVNILIDRESIYPLLRRPFSISFVEGKRVYIGYKVVGKGTKLLSQKSKGEAIDILGPLGNSFLTDTFDGKVAVIGGGVGIFPLVGLCKELKNRSNKVDVFLGFRDLNSMFLVERFKYICDNTLIATDDGSRGYKGSVVELFKANFSKAEYKVVFCCGPKPMLKAIKNLNLPVKCYASLEEKMACGIGACLCCSIKGKDDKMYHVCSDGPVFDIMEVEIE; translated from the coding sequence ATGAAGCTATTAGACGTTGAAATTGAAGAAAATGTAAAAATTGCAAATGATATATTTCTTCTATCCTTTGAATCTGAATATTTAGCAGAAAATTTTAAGCCCGGCAATTTTGTGAATATTCTAATTGATAGAGAGAGCATTTATCCTCTTTTGAGAAGACCTTTTAGCATCTCTTTTGTTGAGGGAAAAAGAGTCTATATCGGTTACAAAGTGGTAGGTAAAGGCACAAAACTTCTTTCTCAAAAATCAAAAGGAGAGGCTATTGATATCTTGGGTCCACTTGGAAACTCATTTTTGACAGACACATTCGACGGTAAGGTTGCTGTGATTGGAGGGGGGGTTGGAATTTTCCCCCTTGTTGGACTTTGTAAAGAGCTCAAAAATAGAAGTAATAAAGTTGATGTATTTCTTGGATTTAGAGATTTAAACTCAATGTTTTTGGTAGAAAGATTTAAGTACATTTGTGACAATACCCTAATAGCAACAGATGATGGCAGTAGAGGTTACAAAGGGAGTGTTGTTGAGCTTTTTAAAGCCAATTTTTCAAAAGCAGAATATAAAGTTGTTTTTTGCTGTGGTCCAAAGCCTATGTTAAAGGCAATTAAAAATCTTAATCTTCCTGTAAAATGTTATGCCTCTTTAGAGGAAAAAATGGCGTGCGGGATAGGCGCATGTCTTTGCTGCAGTATAAAAGGAAAAGATGACAAAATGTATCATGTGTGTTCAGATGGCCCTGTTTTTGATATAATGGAGGTTGAGATTGAATGA
- a CDS encoding dihydroorotate dehydrogenase, with translation MNLEVEIAGIKLKNPVIAASGTFGFGREYSKLIDISEFGAICTKGITLKKRIGNPQPRLCEVYAGIINSVGLENPGVEAFINDELPFLKSFDTKIIANINGFSKEEFVELTKILTSLVDMIEVNLSCPNVKEGGMVFGKDPKKVYEITKSVKDVASCPIIVKLTPNVTDITQLAVAAENAGADAISLINTVSAMAIDIETRKPLIKMVTGGLSGPAIKPIAVRMVYECFKKVRIPIIGMGGIMNYKDAIEFFIAGATAIQIGTVNFINPKAVCEIKEGIEAYLERKGFKSIKELVGSINI, from the coding sequence ATGAATTTAGAAGTTGAAATAGCGGGGATAAAACTCAAAAACCCTGTTATTGCAGCATCAGGCACATTTGGTTTTGGTCGTGAATATTCAAAGTTAATTGACATAAGTGAATTTGGCGCTATCTGTACAAAGGGCATCACCTTAAAAAAGAGAATTGGCAATCCGCAGCCAAGACTTTGTGAAGTGTATGCAGGAATAATAAACTCTGTAGGGCTTGAAAATCCAGGGGTTGAAGCCTTTATAAACGATGAACTCCCTTTTTTGAAAAGCTTTGATACCAAAATTATTGCCAATATAAACGGTTTTTCCAAAGAAGAGTTTGTTGAGCTTACAAAAATATTAACTTCACTTGTGGACATGATTGAAGTAAATTTATCATGTCCAAACGTGAAAGAAGGCGGAATGGTCTTTGGTAAAGACCCAAAAAAAGTCTATGAGATAACAAAGTCTGTAAAGGATGTGGCAAGCTGTCCAATAATTGTTAAACTAACACCAAATGTCACAGATATAACCCAGTTGGCAGTAGCTGCAGAAAATGCAGGGGCTGATGCAATTTCGCTTATAAACACTGTATCTGCTATGGCAATTGACATTGAAACAAGAAAACCCCTGATAAAGATGGTAACAGGTGGACTTTCAGGTCCTGCTATAAAGCCAATTGCAGTTAGAATGGTTTATGAGTGTTTCAAAAAAGTTAGAATACCCATTATTGGCATGGGAGGAATTATGAATTACAAAGATGCCATTGAGTTTTTTATTGCTGGAGCTACTGCCATTCAGATAGGTACTGTAAATTTTATAAATCCTAAAGCTGTTTGTGAAATAAAAGAGGGAATTGAGGCTTATCTTGAAAGAAAGGGTTTTAAGTCCATAAAAGAGCTTGTAGGTAGCATTAATATCTGA
- the carB gene encoding carbamoyl-phosphate synthase large subunit has translation MPLRKDIKKVLVIGSGPIIIGQAAEFDYSGSQACKALKEEGIEVVLINSNPATIMTDKTMADSIYIEPITCEIIEKIIQKEKVDSILPTLGGQTGLNTAVELYKSGILDKYNVKVIGTNIEAIEFAEDRQLFKQLMIKIGEPVVPSEVVNCVEDGLAFAKKIGFPVIIRPAYTLGGTGGGIANNEDEFVEIARRGLSYSPVHQILVEKSIKGWKEIEYEVMRDSNGCLITVCNMENIDPVGIHTGDSIVVAPSQTLSDKEYQMLRSSALKIIDTLKIEGGCNVQFALNPDSFEYAVIEVNPRVSRSSALASKATGYPIARIAAKIALGYTLDEIENAITKMTYASFEPTLDYVVLKIPRWPFDKFTYANRKLGTQMKATGEIMAIGRTFEESLLKGIRSLDIGLDYLDLPELKSLDNKTLSKLIIEADDRRIFALAEAIRRGYEVEYLYQISKVDRFFLHKIKNIIEMEERIKKEELNSSILLEAKKMGFSDKTIANLKGISENNVRSLRKSLNITSVYKMVDTCAAEFEAKTPYYYSTYEKENDVAVLQISDTQRKIVVLGSGPIRIGQGIEFDYTSVHSVYALSKLGIKSVIINNNPETVSTDFDTSDMLFFEPLTKEDVLNVIETVKPEGIIVQFGGQTAIKLSQQLAKEGIKIFGTSAEGIDIAEDRERFDKILNKLNIKRPPGFTCYTLQEALRIANSLGYPVLVRPSYVLGGQGMKIAFDDNDIVEMLSYAKNLNDHPILIDKYIVGKEIEVDAISDGEDILIPGIMEHIERAGVHSGDSISLYPARNISKYIEEKIVEYTLKIAKELECKGLINVQFIVQNEELYVIEVNPRGSRTVPFLSKVTGVPMVELATMVSLGYRLKDLVNKVGLLPKKDFYAFKVPVFSFEKLPDVEVSLGPEMKSTGEVMGISKDYYVALYKGLVASGTKLPLEGGVLFTVADPDKNEIIPIAEKFEKLGFKIYATSKTAKHLNFYQVAANYVKKVSEGSPNIIDLIRKGEINIVINTPTKGRQPQRDGFLIRRFAVENKVPIFTSVDTAKAVVEIIEFLKQKRELDIFNIGEIDNEAIRR, from the coding sequence GTGCCACTGAGAAAGGATATAAAAAAGGTTTTGGTTATTGGTTCAGGACCGATTATAATTGGCCAGGCAGCTGAGTTTGACTATTCAGGAAGCCAGGCTTGCAAGGCATTAAAAGAAGAAGGCATTGAAGTTGTCCTTATAAACTCAAACCCAGCAACAATCATGACAGACAAAACAATGGCAGACAGTATCTATATTGAGCCTATAACTTGTGAGATAATAGAAAAGATAATTCAAAAAGAAAAAGTTGACTCTATATTGCCAACACTTGGAGGTCAAACGGGCCTTAACACTGCTGTTGAGCTTTACAAAAGTGGGATCCTTGACAAATACAATGTCAAGGTAATTGGAACAAACATTGAAGCTATTGAGTTCGCAGAAGATAGACAACTTTTTAAACAGCTGATGATAAAAATTGGCGAACCTGTTGTTCCAAGTGAGGTTGTAAACTGCGTAGAAGATGGTCTTGCGTTTGCAAAGAAAATAGGCTTTCCTGTTATAATAAGGCCGGCATATACCCTTGGGGGGACTGGTGGTGGTATTGCAAACAATGAAGATGAGTTTGTAGAGATTGCAAGAAGAGGTCTTTCTTACAGTCCTGTACACCAAATACTTGTAGAGAAAAGTATAAAAGGGTGGAAAGAGATAGAGTATGAGGTTATGCGAGACTCAAACGGATGCCTGATTACCGTGTGTAATATGGAAAATATTGACCCGGTCGGAATTCATACAGGCGATAGCATTGTTGTTGCACCATCGCAGACACTTTCTGATAAAGAATATCAAATGCTAAGGTCATCTGCTCTCAAAATCATAGATACTCTGAAGATTGAGGGAGGATGTAATGTCCAGTTTGCCCTAAATCCTGATAGTTTTGAATATGCAGTGATTGAAGTAAATCCAAGAGTCAGTCGCTCATCTGCTTTAGCTTCAAAAGCAACAGGGTATCCAATTGCCAGAATTGCTGCAAAGATTGCGCTTGGCTATACACTTGATGAAATAGAAAATGCCATTACAAAGATGACATACGCAAGCTTTGAACCGACTCTTGACTATGTTGTTCTGAAAATTCCACGCTGGCCGTTTGACAAGTTTACTTATGCAAATAGAAAACTTGGTACACAGATGAAAGCAACTGGAGAGATCATGGCAATCGGAAGAACATTTGAAGAAAGCCTTTTAAAAGGTATAAGGTCTCTTGACATAGGGCTGGACTACTTAGACCTCCCAGAGCTAAAAAGTTTGGATAACAAAACTCTTTCAAAGCTTATAATCGAGGCTGATGACAGAAGAATATTTGCACTTGCTGAAGCTATAAGAAGAGGATATGAAGTAGAGTACCTATACCAAATCAGTAAAGTAGACAGATTTTTTCTCCACAAGATTAAAAATATAATTGAGATGGAAGAAAGAATAAAAAAAGAGGAATTAAACAGCAGTATCCTGCTTGAAGCAAAGAAGATGGGGTTCAGTGACAAGACGATTGCAAATCTCAAAGGGATATCTGAAAATAATGTAAGAAGTTTGAGAAAAAGCCTAAACATAACATCGGTATATAAAATGGTTGATACATGCGCAGCAGAATTTGAAGCAAAAACTCCATATTATTATTCAACATATGAAAAGGAAAATGATGTAGCAGTACTACAAATATCAGATACACAGAGAAAGATTGTTGTTTTGGGCTCAGGTCCGATTAGAATTGGTCAGGGAATTGAGTTTGATTATACTTCTGTACACAGTGTTTATGCACTTTCAAAACTTGGCATAAAATCTGTGATTATCAATAACAATCCAGAAACTGTTAGTACTGATTTTGATACCTCAGATATGCTCTTTTTTGAACCTCTCACAAAAGAAGATGTCTTAAATGTTATTGAAACAGTAAAACCAGAGGGTATTATAGTCCAATTTGGTGGTCAGACAGCTATAAAACTTTCTCAGCAGCTTGCAAAAGAGGGTATCAAGATTTTTGGTACAAGCGCAGAGGGAATAGATATTGCCGAAGACAGAGAAAGATTTGACAAAATCTTGAATAAGCTTAACATCAAAAGACCTCCAGGCTTTACATGTTATACACTGCAAGAAGCACTAAGAATAGCAAACTCATTAGGATATCCTGTGCTTGTGCGGCCTTCATATGTTCTTGGCGGACAGGGTATGAAAATTGCCTTTGACGATAACGATATTGTAGAGATGCTCAGCTATGCGAAAAATCTCAATGATCATCCTATCCTCATTGACAAATACATCGTCGGAAAAGAAATAGAGGTTGATGCTATATCTGATGGCGAGGACATCTTGATCCCAGGAATAATGGAACATATTGAAAGAGCAGGTGTTCATTCGGGAGACAGTATTTCCCTGTATCCTGCAAGGAATATTTCAAAGTATATTGAAGAGAAGATTGTCGAATATACGCTCAAAATAGCAAAAGAACTTGAATGCAAAGGACTTATAAATGTGCAGTTTATTGTTCAAAACGAAGAACTTTATGTTATAGAAGTAAATCCGAGAGGCAGTAGAACAGTACCCTTTTTGAGCAAGGTAACTGGTGTTCCTATGGTTGAGCTTGCAACAATGGTAAGTTTGGGATACAGGCTGAAAGATTTGGTAAACAAAGTTGGGCTTTTGCCGAAAAAAGATTTCTATGCCTTTAAAGTTCCTGTTTTCTCATTTGAAAAACTGCCTGATGTTGAAGTATCACTTGGTCCTGAGATGAAGTCAACAGGTGAGGTTATGGGAATTTCGAAAGACTACTATGTTGCACTTTACAAAGGGCTTGTTGCAAGCGGTACAAAGCTACCATTAGAAGGTGGAGTACTTTTTACTGTTGCCGACCCTGACAAAAATGAAATCATCCCAATTGCTGAGAAGTTTGAAAAGCTTGGATTCAAGATATACGCAACATCAAAGACAGCAAAACATCTGAATTTTTATCAGGTTGCTGCAAATTATGTTAAAAAAGTGTCTGAAGGAAGTCCAAATATAATAGATCTGATTAGAAAAGGAGAAATAAACATTGTTATCAACACTCCTACAAAAGGAAGACAGCCGCAAAGAGATGGTTTTTTGATAAGAAGGTTTGCTGTGGAAAATAAGGTTCCAATCTTCACTTCAGTTGACACTGCAAAGGCTGTAGTTGAAATTATTGAGTTTCTAAAACAAAAAAGAGAACTTGACATATTTAACATAGGAGAGATTGATAATGAAGCTATTAGACGTTGA
- the pyrE gene encoding orotate phosphoribosyltransferase produces the protein MNKDAYIQMFKDTNALLEGHFLLSSGKHSAKYLQCAKVLQYPNLAEMICSDLAQHFKDQQIDVVIGPALGAVTLSYELARQLNCRSIFAEREDGIMKLRRGFKIEEGEKVLVVEDVITTGGSVREIIEIVKEYRGEVVAVAGIVDRSGGKVDLGYPLKTLLTLEIETFEPEECPLCREGIPIVKPGSRKK, from the coding sequence ATGAATAAAGATGCTTACATTCAAATGTTCAAAGACACAAATGCGCTTTTGGAAGGACATTTTCTTTTGTCCTCTGGAAAACACAGTGCAAAGTACCTTCAATGTGCAAAAGTGTTGCAGTACCCAAACTTAGCAGAAATGATTTGCAGTGATCTTGCACAACACTTTAAAGATCAACAAATTGACGTCGTTATAGGCCCTGCGTTGGGAGCAGTAACACTTTCATACGAACTTGCAAGACAGCTAAATTGTCGTTCTATCTTTGCAGAAAGAGAAGATGGAATAATGAAACTCAGACGAGGATTCAAAATTGAAGAGGGAGAAAAAGTATTGGTAGTTGAAGATGTGATAACAACAGGAGGGTCTGTAAGAGAGATAATTGAGATTGTAAAAGAATACAGAGGGGAAGTTGTGGCAGTTGCTGGTATTGTAGATAGAAGTGGCGGAAAGGTAGACCTTGGCTATCCTTTGAAAACCCTTCTTACATTAGAAATTGAAACTTTTGAGCCTGAAGAGTGTCCTCTGTGCAGGGAAGGAATACCTATTGTGAAGCCTGGAAGTAGGAAAAAATAA
- a CDS encoding histidine phosphatase family protein, with product MSKTVVYLIRHAEAEGNFIRRFHGITDSNVTEKGKLQAQKLAERLKNVHFDVIYSSPLKRAFYTASKIAEGRDIKIIVREDLIEINGGEWENRCWDELPLLYPTEYEMWEKMPHKHCMPNGESMYELFLRAKSAFEDIVKSNVGKRICIVTHGTLIRALLTYIKGYEFERLNEILWQDNTAINIIEYKEGKYHLVVEGDWSHLGKELSTIAYQDWWQQFLKERGIEKQDITIIERRESYE from the coding sequence ATGTCAAAGACAGTTGTATATCTTATTCGTCATGCAGAAGCAGAAGGAAATTTTATAAGAAGATTTCATGGTATTACAGATTCTAATGTAACAGAAAAAGGTAAATTGCAAGCTCAAAAACTTGCAGAAAGGCTAAAGAATGTCCATTTTGATGTGATTTATTCAAGTCCTCTGAAAAGAGCCTTCTATACTGCAAGCAAAATAGCAGAGGGAAGAGATATAAAGATTATAGTAAGAGAAGATTTGATAGAGATAAACGGTGGTGAATGGGAAAACAGGTGCTGGGATGAACTTCCATTGCTTTATCCAACAGAGTATGAAATGTGGGAGAAAATGCCTCACAAACACTGTATGCCAAATGGTGAGAGTATGTATGAACTTTTCTTGAGGGCAAAATCTGCTTTTGAGGACATTGTAAAGTCAAATGTTGGGAAGAGAATATGTATTGTAACCCACGGAACGTTAATTAGGGCTCTTTTGACGTATATAAAAGGATATGAATTTGAAAGACTCAACGAGATTTTGTGGCAGGACAATACTGCTATAAATATAATCGAGTATAAAGAAGGGAAATACCACCTTGTTGTTGAGGGTGACTGGTCTCATCTTGGAAAAGAGCTTTCCACAATAGCATATCAAGACTGGTGGCAACAGTTTTTAAAAGAAAGAGGAATTGAAAAACAAGATATTACTATTATTGAAAGGAGAGAAAGTTATGAATAA
- a CDS encoding zinc ribbon domain-containing protein, which translates to MRICPKCNELNGENRTECWKCGAILGPVDKYKKICLKCGRIYPQRAEICDECGGKLAVYSEDTNYKYSKANNSSFWLYIVSILFPIIGIILGCIYIARKEDNLGKSLIITSVVVIVISIFISLLFVSCSPNF; encoded by the coding sequence TTGAGAATATGTCCAAAATGTAACGAGTTAAATGGTGAAAACAGAACAGAATGTTGGAAATGTGGAGCTATTTTAGGTCCAGTAGATAAGTACAAAAAAATTTGTCTGAAATGTGGGCGAATATACCCTCAGAGAGCAGAAATTTGCGATGAATGTGGAGGAAAACTGGCAGTATATAGTGAAGATACTAATTACAAATATAGTAAAGCTAATAATAGTAGTTTTTGGTTATACATAGTTTCAATATTGTTTCCAATTATTGGTATTATATTGGGTTGCATTTATATAGCAAGAAAGGAAGATAATCTGGGAAAATCATTGATTATAACAAGTGTAGTTGTTATAGTTATTTCAATCTTTATAAGTTTGCTCTTTGTCAGTTGTTCTCCTAACTTTTGA